One genomic segment of Theobroma cacao cultivar B97-61/B2 chromosome 6, Criollo_cocoa_genome_V2, whole genome shotgun sequence includes these proteins:
- the LOC108662416 gene encoding uncharacterized protein LOC108662416, giving the protein MCTVDGLQCGYRTASARVIGELISSRVQRNCVTPLRPKEIMAEMNRKWGLQCLYGKAWQAKEYAEILVFGPLEESFQLVPSYFHMLKHEIPALVVIRLIVAIDATHLKGRFKGILFVAVCKDANEQIYPLAFGIGHVEDEESWLWFKREDVAAIFTMAANCYRVIDFDRHMNQLKQLCKPTYDILMRLGLERWASARSPVRRYKLMTSNTAECINSCLRHARKMTKTVLIECIRCMFQRWLHDWHNEALNLTTPLSPWATDLLNIRFNEACHFFVLAIDRVEFQVIGGSKDRVMNLSTKECSFGEFQSDILPCTHAMAAISKCKRAAIEFYSNYYKTRSWAKGYAATIRPIGHPSEWDILDDIQQIVVLPPS; this is encoded by the exons ATGTGTACTGTCGATGGTTTGCAATGTGGGTACCGAACTGCGAGCGCGAGGGTAATTGGTGAGCTTATCTCCAGCAGGGTGCAAAGAAATTGTGTAACCCCATTAAGACCAAAAGAAATAATGGCAGAGATGAATCGCAAGTGGGGATTGCAATGCCTATATGGTAAGGCATGGCAAGCGAAGGAGTACGCGGAGATTCTTGTGTTCGGTCCACTGGAAGAGTCATTCCAACTCGTCCCCTCTTATTTTCATATGTTGAAACATGAAATCCCGGCACT TGTTGTAATACGGCTTATAGTCGCTATTGATGCCACACATCTGAAAGGCAGATTCAAGGGTATTCTGTTTGTGGCGGTATGCAAAGATGCAAATGAGCAGATATATCCACTAGCATTTGGCATTGGCCACGTCGAAGACGAAGAGTCTTGGTTGTG GTTCAAGCGCGAAGATGTTGCAGCGATTTTCACCATGGCCGCCAACTGCTATAGGGTCATCGATTTTGACAGACATATGAATCAGCTAAAACAGCTTTGCAAACCTACTTATGACATCCTTATGAGATTAGGCCTTGAGAGATGGGCAAGTGCAAGGTCACCAGTAAGGCGATACAAGCTAATGACATCCAACACTGCGGAGTGTATTAACTCCTGCTTGAGGCAtgcaagaaaaatgacaaaaacagTCTTGATCGAGTGCATCAGATGCATGTTTCAACGTTGGTTACATGACTGGCACAATGAGGCATTGAATTTGACCACGCCCCTCAGCCCTTGGGCTACCGATTTGTTGAACATACGGTTCAATGAAGCATGTCACTTTTTCGTACTAGCAATCGATCGGGTGGAGTTTCAAGTTATAGGCGGGAGTAAGGACAGAGTCATGAACCTCTCCACCAAGGAGTGTTCATTCGGTGAGTTTCAGTCCGATATACTCCCTTGCACGCATGCCATGGCGGCAATAAG TAAGTGCAAACGTGCAGCCATTGAATTCTACTCGAACTATTACAAGACTCGGTCTTGGGCGAAGGGATATGCAGCTACCATTCGCCCGATTGGGCATCCTAGTGAATGGGACATCCTCGATGACATCCAACAAATTGTCGTTTTGCCACCAAGTTAG